From one Holophagales bacterium genomic stretch:
- a CDS encoding tetratricopeptide repeat protein — MARRRVEKPLESTTTSHALSRVLLVLLALVAFANGLPNAFTYDDLDIVRDNPRLGDPAQVSQLVTVGYWGETSDVYRPVVLLSFAVQGWVHGLSAPLLRGVNVVLHGLVVLLLFEWLLSLGMDRRLCIVASALFAVMPIHVEAVTSIVGRAELMAAALSLLSALAYLRAARVAERRGTWATLAVGAFGLALFAKESAAALPGVIILAELFWPATPTGAPRERWKRIVVVAAAGVAVLAVALWIRHLVLGGALRSPTALPTELTNPLSSLPPGLRILNASNYLWLYAAKCVVPFRLSADYSAWALRPIRALADPVVWIGSIGWLAVLVAALRWRRTFPQIGLGLLFFPVAFLPTSNLVFPIGTVFAERLAYFPSAGIAVLAGFVLLLAGRHVFRTTEPGPRGLFLPALLVALLIPMTMRRNRDWRDDRSLYQAIVREQPGAARGRYLLGFDAYRRGDLPAAELELRAAVAIHRPFPNAWNVLGDVLWRQRKFAEALAAQETAVALAPRRPDSLYYLALWNAQLGREDQARSLLRRGIALFPADESFRRGLQELDSPR; from the coding sequence GTGGCCAGGAGACGCGTCGAGAAGCCGCTGGAATCCACGACCACCTCTCACGCGCTCTCGAGAGTGCTTCTCGTCCTCCTGGCGCTCGTCGCGTTCGCCAACGGCCTCCCGAACGCGTTCACGTACGACGATCTCGACATCGTGCGCGACAACCCGCGCCTCGGGGACCCAGCCCAGGTCTCGCAGCTCGTGACCGTCGGCTACTGGGGCGAGACGTCCGACGTCTACCGCCCCGTCGTCCTGCTCTCCTTTGCCGTCCAGGGGTGGGTCCACGGTCTCTCCGCCCCGCTCCTGCGCGGGGTGAACGTCGTCCTGCACGGCCTCGTCGTCCTCCTGCTGTTCGAGTGGCTTCTCTCCCTCGGGATGGACAGGCGGCTGTGCATCGTGGCGTCGGCGCTGTTCGCCGTGATGCCGATTCACGTCGAGGCCGTGACAAGCATCGTCGGACGGGCCGAGCTCATGGCGGCTGCCCTGTCCCTGTTATCGGCGCTGGCGTACCTTCGGGCCGCCCGCGTGGCCGAGAGGCGAGGGACATGGGCCACGCTCGCCGTCGGGGCGTTCGGCCTGGCGCTCTTTGCCAAGGAGAGCGCGGCCGCCTTGCCCGGGGTGATCATTCTCGCGGAGCTCTTCTGGCCTGCGACCCCCACGGGCGCGCCCCGCGAACGGTGGAAGAGAATCGTCGTCGTCGCCGCTGCCGGCGTCGCCGTCCTGGCGGTGGCCCTCTGGATTCGGCACCTCGTGCTGGGGGGCGCTCTCCGTTCCCCGACGGCCCTCCCCACCGAGCTGACGAATCCACTCTCCTCTCTGCCGCCGGGGCTGCGGATACTGAACGCTTCGAACTACCTCTGGCTCTATGCGGCGAAATGCGTGGTGCCTTTTCGGCTGTCAGCGGACTACTCGGCGTGGGCGCTCCGGCCGATTCGGGCTCTGGCGGACCCGGTCGTCTGGATCGGCAGCATCGGCTGGCTGGCCGTTCTCGTGGCCGCCCTGCGCTGGCGGCGGACCTTCCCTCAGATTGGTCTTGGTCTCCTCTTCTTCCCGGTCGCTTTCCTCCCGACGTCGAACCTCGTCTTCCCCATCGGGACGGTGTTCGCCGAGAGGCTCGCCTACTTCCCATCTGCCGGAATCGCTGTGCTGGCAGGATTCGTCCTCTTGCTCGCGGGCAGGCACGTGTTCCGGACGACCGAGCCCGGACCGAGGGGCCTCTTCTTGCCGGCCCTCCTCGTCGCCCTGCTGATCCCGATGACCATGCGCCGAAACCGGGACTGGCGCGACGACCGGTCGCTCTACCAGGCGATCGTCAGGGAGCAGCCGGGAGCGGCCCGAGGCCGTTACCTGCTCGGCTTCGACGCCTACCGAAGAGGCGACCTGCCCGCGGCCGAGCTCGAGCTCAGGGCAGCCGTCGCGATCCACCGCCCTTTTCCCAACGCGTGGAACGTCCTCGGCGACGTCCTCTGGCGGCAAAGGAAGTTCGCGGAGGCTCTCGCCGCCCAGGAGACGGCGGTAGCCCTCGCTCCCCGCCGGCCGGACTCCCTGTACTACCTCGCCCTCTGGAACGCGCAGCTCGGTCGGGAAGACCAGGCCAGGTCTCTACTCCGGCGCGGCATCGCGCTCTTCCCGGCGGATGAGTCCTTCCGCAGGGGCCTGCAGGAGCTCGATTCCCCCCGCTGA
- a CDS encoding insulinase family protein: MKRSLHLTLAAAALVAFGPLSAAEPGADRSQPPAPGPVRPLTLPAVQRFALGNGLGVKLVESHGVPVATVFLVVRGGAATDPAGKEGLAAMTAAMLDEGAGGKDALALDDAVTFLGAELDTWTSWDATVVSLKVPVARLAPALSLMADVVIRPDFSAKELDRLRKEALSRLLQARAEPGAIGSRALAAAVFGPTHRYGKPVNGDAPSIASFTTDALKAFHADHYRPGNAFLVVTGDVVPATLTPLLEKAFGASVWPAGGSAPKPLPPPAQLKDRVVWLVDKPGAAQSVIRIGRVGPDRRSVDYFPVEVMNTLLGGSFTSRLNDNLREKRGYTYGASSSFDYRISGGQFRAGADVQTKVTGEAMTEFLKELERIRTPAALQEVERARTYMALRLPQDLETTDQLAGELANQTLQSLPDDYLATYVQKTLAVTPEALRKAAREHVDTAKMAFVVVGDLATIRKPLEALKLGPVRVLTVEEVMGPAPKTQ; the protein is encoded by the coding sequence GTGAAGCGCTCCCTGCATCTCACCCTCGCCGCCGCGGCACTCGTGGCGTTCGGTCCGCTCTCGGCGGCGGAGCCTGGCGCCGACCGGAGCCAGCCGCCGGCGCCCGGACCGGTCCGTCCTCTCACGCTGCCTGCCGTCCAGAGGTTCGCCCTCGGAAACGGGCTCGGCGTGAAGCTCGTCGAGTCCCACGGCGTCCCGGTCGCCACCGTCTTCCTCGTCGTGAGAGGCGGGGCCGCGACGGACCCTGCCGGAAAGGAGGGGCTGGCCGCGATGACGGCGGCGATGCTCGACGAGGGAGCCGGCGGGAAGGACGCCCTCGCGCTGGACGACGCCGTGACCTTCCTCGGCGCCGAGCTCGACACCTGGACCTCGTGGGACGCCACGGTCGTCAGCCTGAAGGTCCCGGTGGCGCGGCTCGCGCCGGCGCTCTCCCTCATGGCCGATGTCGTGATCAGGCCTGACTTCTCCGCGAAGGAGCTCGACCGCTTGCGCAAGGAGGCGCTCTCCCGGCTCCTCCAGGCGCGGGCCGAGCCCGGCGCGATCGGAAGCAGGGCTCTCGCCGCGGCGGTCTTCGGGCCGACCCACCGGTACGGCAAGCCGGTGAACGGTGACGCGCCCTCGATCGCGTCCTTCACGACGGACGCCCTGAAGGCCTTCCACGCCGATCACTATCGCCCCGGAAACGCCTTCCTCGTCGTCACGGGCGACGTCGTCCCGGCAACTCTCACGCCCCTGCTCGAGAAGGCCTTCGGAGCCTCCGTGTGGCCGGCGGGCGGCAGCGCGCCGAAGCCGCTTCCGCCGCCGGCGCAGCTGAAGGACCGGGTCGTATGGCTCGTCGACAAGCCCGGGGCCGCGCAGTCGGTGATCCGGATCGGGCGGGTCGGCCCCGACCGCCGCTCTGTCGACTACTTCCCGGTGGAGGTGATGAATACGCTCCTCGGCGGCTCTTTCACCTCCCGCCTCAACGACAACCTCCGTGAGAAGCGCGGCTACACCTACGGCGCCTCGTCCTCCTTCGACTACCGCATCTCGGGCGGGCAATTCAGGGCGGGCGCCGACGTTCAGACGAAGGTCACGGGCGAGGCGATGACCGAGTTCCTGAAGGAGCTGGAGCGGATCCGGACGCCGGCCGCACTGCAGGAGGTCGAGCGAGCCCGGACGTACATGGCTCTCCGCCTGCCGCAGGACCTGGAGACGACCGACCAGCTCGCCGGCGAGCTCGCGAACCAGACGCTCCAGTCCCTCCCGGACGACTATCTCGCGACCTACGTGCAGAAGACTCTCGCCGTCACGCCGGAGGCGCTCCGGAAAGCCGCCCGGGAGCACGTGGACACCGCGAAGATGGCGTTCGTCGTCGTCGGCGACCTCGCCACCATCCGGAAGCCGCTCGAGGCGCTGAAGCTCGGGCCTGTCCGCGTCCTGACCGTGGAAGAGGTGATGGGCCCGGCGCCGAAGACCCAGTGA
- a CDS encoding insulinase family protein — protein sequence MRLLRLFTLIVLATFVPGPGARAAGRLDVPYEMFRLPNGLTVIVHEDHRLPMVSVNTWYHVGSAREVPGRTGFAHLFEHLMFNGSKNVPQGAFDQWLEAVGGDNNGSTTTDRTNYWENLPSNALETALFLESDRMGWLLDTMSPERVDQQRDVVKNERRQSYENRPYGMASIEILKALYPPDHPYHWPVIGSQEDLSAASHEDVADFFRKWYGPANTSVVIAGDVDVATARKLVEKWFGKVPRSEPVEPLAPRPVVLAGEKRLLLEDAVELPRLYLVWPTPPVYAPADAALDAAAGVLATGKNSRLYRRLVYELQIAQDVQAYQESAALGSTFNVVVTARAGQSLEKILAIVDEELARLGAEPPSPREVERFRNQLEATTYARLESIGGFGGKADQLNAYWAGTGNPGFFEGDLARYRSLAPADVRAAAFRFLGPGRIVLSVVPSGRKDLAAIRTPEVSK from the coding sequence ATGCGACTCCTTCGCCTTTTCACCCTGATCGTCCTGGCCACGTTCGTCCCCGGACCCGGTGCGCGCGCGGCCGGCCGGCTCGACGTGCCCTACGAGATGTTCCGGCTCCCGAACGGGTTGACCGTGATCGTTCACGAGGACCACCGGCTCCCGATGGTCTCGGTCAACACCTGGTACCACGTCGGCTCCGCCCGCGAGGTCCCCGGCCGGACCGGCTTCGCACATCTCTTCGAACACCTGATGTTCAATGGCTCGAAGAACGTGCCGCAGGGCGCCTTCGACCAGTGGCTCGAGGCGGTGGGAGGCGACAACAACGGCTCGACCACGACCGACCGTACGAACTACTGGGAGAACCTGCCGTCGAACGCCCTCGAGACGGCCCTCTTCCTCGAGTCGGACCGGATGGGCTGGCTGCTCGACACGATGTCCCCCGAGAGGGTCGACCAGCAGCGTGACGTCGTGAAGAACGAGAGGCGGCAGTCGTACGAGAACCGCCCCTACGGCATGGCGTCGATCGAGATCCTCAAGGCGCTCTACCCGCCGGACCACCCTTACCACTGGCCCGTGATCGGGTCCCAGGAAGACCTCTCGGCCGCGTCGCACGAGGACGTCGCCGACTTCTTCCGAAAGTGGTACGGCCCGGCCAACACGAGCGTCGTCATCGCGGGCGACGTCGACGTGGCAACCGCGAGGAAGCTCGTGGAGAAGTGGTTCGGGAAAGTTCCGAGGAGCGAGCCGGTCGAGCCCCTCGCGCCCCGGCCGGTCGTCCTCGCGGGGGAGAAGCGCCTCCTCCTGGAGGACGCGGTGGAGCTCCCGCGCCTCTACCTCGTCTGGCCGACGCCCCCGGTCTACGCGCCAGCCGACGCCGCCCTGGACGCCGCCGCCGGGGTCCTCGCCACCGGCAAGAACTCGCGCCTCTACCGCAGGCTCGTCTACGAGCTTCAGATCGCACAGGACGTCCAGGCCTACCAGGAGTCCGCCGCCCTCGGCTCCACCTTCAACGTCGTCGTCACCGCGCGCGCCGGGCAGTCGCTCGAGAAGATCCTGGCGATCGTCGACGAGGAGCTCGCGCGCCTCGGCGCCGAGCCTCCCTCGCCGCGGGAGGTCGAGCGGTTCAGAAACCAGCTCGAGGCCACGACGTACGCCCGCCTGGAGAGCATCGGGGGCTTCGGAGGGAAGGCCGACCAGCTGAACGCCTACTGGGCGGGAACCGGGAACCCCGGCTTCTTCGAGGGGGACCTGGCCCGCTACCGGTCCCTCGCTCCGGCCGACGTGAGGGCCGCGGCCTTCCGCTTCCTTGGTCCGGGCCGCATCGTCCTCTCGGTCGTCCCGTCGGGGAGGAAGGACCTCGCCGCGATCCGGACCCCGGAGGTGTCGAAGTGA
- a CDS encoding threonine synthase — MRYSFLTHLSCTKCASTYEPTRLLNVCAASGCGGSLFAGYELPSLSREDVAGRDRTIWRWHELMPARSAEEIVTLGEGGTPLLHAPRLGARLGMPDVWVKEEAGNPTGSFKARGLGAAVTMAKALGARAIALPTAGNAGGAAAAYAAKAGLACHVFMPRDTPKVFRIECEAYGAYVTLVDGLIDDCGRIVAGRKDAEGWFDVSTLKEPYRVEGKKTMGYELAEQLGWTLPDVVIYPTGGGTGLIGMWKAWEEMERLGWVGPARPRMVVVQAEGCAPIPRAFDAGAPVSIRFPDAHTYASGLRVPKAYADYLILKILRESKGEAVTVTDDEMRRGVLEMAASEGLFAAPEGGAAWIAVEKLLAAGKLDRGERVVVFDTGTGYKYVE, encoded by the coding sequence ATGCGCTATTCGTTCCTGACGCACCTCTCCTGCACGAAGTGCGCGTCGACGTACGAGCCGACGCGCCTGCTCAACGTCTGCGCCGCGTCCGGCTGTGGCGGCTCCCTCTTCGCCGGGTACGAGCTCCCGTCTCTCTCCCGGGAGGACGTCGCCGGGCGGGACCGGACGATCTGGCGGTGGCACGAGCTGATGCCGGCCAGGAGCGCGGAAGAGATCGTCACGCTCGGTGAAGGGGGGACGCCCCTCCTTCACGCACCGAGGCTCGGGGCCCGCCTCGGGATGCCCGACGTCTGGGTCAAGGAGGAGGCCGGCAACCCGACCGGGTCGTTCAAGGCGCGCGGACTGGGCGCGGCGGTCACGATGGCGAAGGCGCTCGGGGCGCGGGCCATCGCCCTGCCGACGGCCGGGAACGCCGGGGGCGCGGCGGCCGCGTATGCGGCGAAGGCGGGCCTGGCTTGCCACGTCTTCATGCCGCGCGATACGCCGAAAGTCTTCCGGATCGAGTGCGAGGCGTACGGCGCCTACGTGACGCTCGTCGACGGCCTCATCGACGACTGCGGACGGATCGTCGCAGGGCGGAAGGACGCCGAGGGGTGGTTCGACGTCTCGACGCTGAAGGAGCCGTACCGCGTCGAGGGGAAGAAGACGATGGGGTACGAGCTCGCCGAGCAGCTCGGGTGGACGCTCCCCGACGTGGTCATCTATCCCACCGGCGGCGGCACGGGCCTCATCGGGATGTGGAAGGCGTGGGAGGAGATGGAGCGTCTCGGCTGGGTCGGCCCCGCGCGGCCGCGGATGGTCGTCGTCCAGGCCGAAGGGTGCGCGCCGATCCCGAGGGCTTTCGACGCGGGTGCGCCGGTCTCCATCCGCTTCCCCGACGCGCACACGTACGCGAGCGGCCTGCGGGTCCCGAAGGCGTACGCCGACTACCTCATCCTGAAGATCCTCCGCGAGTCGAAGGGTGAGGCGGTGACGGTGACGGACGACGAGATGCGCCGGGGCGTCCTCGAGATGGCCGCCAGCGAAGGGCTCTTCGCCGCGCCCGAGGGGGGCGCCGCCTGGATCGCCGTGGAGAAGCTCCTCGCGGCGGGGAAGCTCGACCGCGGCGAGAGGGTCGTCGTCTTCGACACGGGAACGGGATACAAGTACGTCGAGTAG
- a CDS encoding redoxin domain-containing protein, with protein MRHVLALAAAGLLAAAPAFSGDAPKPLAAGDPAPAFSLPGSDGKAHGLADHAGKRVVVVAWFPKAFTGGUTAECKSLRESGNEIRAFDVAYFAASVDPVDLLKDFAKSLDADYPILADADGSVARAYGVVTADRARPFRWTFYVGKDGKLLHVDREVKAATAGPDIAKRLEELGVAKKSP; from the coding sequence ATGCGTCACGTCCTCGCGCTCGCCGCCGCCGGGCTCCTCGCCGCCGCCCCGGCCTTCTCCGGCGATGCACCGAAGCCCCTCGCGGCCGGGGACCCGGCGCCCGCCTTCTCGCTCCCGGGCTCGGACGGAAAGGCCCACGGCCTGGCCGACCACGCCGGGAAGAGGGTCGTCGTCGTGGCCTGGTTCCCGAAGGCGTTCACCGGCGGGTGAACGGCGGAGTGCAAGTCGCTCCGTGAGAGCGGCAACGAGATCCGTGCCTTCGACGTGGCCTACTTCGCCGCGAGCGTCGACCCGGTCGACCTCCTGAAGGACTTCGCGAAGTCGCTCGACGCCGACTACCCGATCCTCGCCGACGCCGACGGCTCGGTCGCCCGGGCGTACGGCGTCGTGACGGCCGACCGCGCACGCCCGTTCCGATGGACGTTCTACGTCGGGAAGGACGGAAAGCTCCTCCACGTCGACCGCGAGGTGAAGGCCGCAACAGCCGGCCCCGACATCGCGAAGAGGCTGGAGGAGCTGGGTGTCGCGAAGAAGTCTCCCTGA
- a CDS encoding prolyl oligopeptidase family serine peptidase — MLRRCSVLFLLAAAILPATAQENVVFRTPPEEIRRLVDAPLPPAVLVDPAGNRLVLLDLPGYKSLEELSEPELKLAGLRINPKSHNRARLNVTTGLSVQEIASGRRYVVEGLPPAPKIQWTRFSPKGTYFSFVQCDPDGLSLWTVDLAAGRARRVTPPSVSAVLDFPYQWLPDESGLLVHVRPTLEPFVAPAVLPVGPVVKEATGRKAPARTYQDLLKSEADERAFAFYATTEVRRFALDGTSTPVLPPAIRRAVRPSPDGSWILVTTIRPPFSYRFPVSRFAYRTEVLDAAGKSVATLVEKPVQDAIPVAFDATEAGRRGFAWRDDVPATVFFAEAEDGGDPANTVPFRDRLFLLDAPFDASPKPFAKTRNRFQEVTWGEGGIAILSDFRWKDRNQKTYLANASAGDAEPKVLFDLSTENLYAQPGDFVTVPDTRGRDVLRRSRDGKHLWLSGEGYGPEGNRPFLDAYELATGKTTRLWRADGASTYERIVRVLDAERGVLLTRVEGSKQFPNYQVRNVKARVAPRPVTAFGNPYGALEAVKTRKVKYKRADGVDLAGDLHLPPGYDPARDGRLPLLLEAYPTEYKDKSAAGMVDSSPHAFVRPSWASPVFWTLLGYAVLENAQFPIVGEGAKEPNDTFVEQLVANAKAAIDALDAEGIVDPKRCAATGHSYGAFMTANLLAHSDLFAAGIARSGAYNRSLTPFGFQAEERTYWQARDVYARVSPFDYADRINEPLLMIHGEADNNPGTFTLQSERLFEAIQGLGGRSRLVLLPYESHGYAARENILHMLWETGTWLETWVKGKKP; from the coding sequence ATGCTGCGACGCTGCTCCGTACTGTTCCTCCTCGCCGCCGCCATTCTCCCCGCCACGGCCCAGGAGAACGTCGTCTTCCGCACGCCGCCGGAGGAGATCCGGCGTCTCGTCGACGCGCCGCTGCCGCCGGCGGTGCTGGTGGACCCGGCGGGCAACCGCCTCGTTCTCCTCGACCTGCCGGGCTACAAGTCGCTGGAGGAGCTCTCCGAACCGGAGCTGAAGCTCGCGGGTCTGCGCATCAACCCGAAGAGCCACAACCGCGCGCGGCTCAACGTGACGACCGGCCTCTCCGTCCAGGAGATCGCGTCCGGCAGGCGGTATGTGGTCGAGGGACTGCCGCCGGCGCCGAAGATCCAGTGGACGCGCTTCTCGCCGAAGGGGACGTACTTCTCGTTCGTGCAGTGCGACCCGGACGGGCTCTCGCTCTGGACGGTGGACCTCGCGGCGGGACGGGCAAGGCGGGTCACGCCGCCGAGCGTCTCGGCGGTCCTCGACTTCCCGTACCAGTGGCTCCCGGACGAGTCGGGCCTCCTCGTTCACGTCCGCCCGACCCTCGAGCCGTTCGTCGCGCCCGCGGTCCTGCCGGTCGGCCCCGTCGTCAAGGAGGCGACCGGCCGCAAGGCGCCCGCGCGGACGTACCAGGATCTCCTGAAGAGCGAGGCCGACGAGCGCGCGTTCGCCTTCTATGCGACGACCGAGGTCCGCCGCTTCGCGCTCGACGGGACGAGCACACCCGTCCTGCCGCCCGCGATCCGTCGCGCGGTGAGGCCGTCCCCCGACGGGAGCTGGATCCTCGTGACGACGATCCGCCCGCCGTTCTCGTACCGGTTCCCGGTTTCCCGGTTCGCCTACCGCACCGAGGTCCTCGATGCCGCCGGGAAGAGTGTCGCGACGCTCGTCGAGAAGCCGGTGCAGGACGCGATCCCGGTCGCGTTCGACGCGACCGAGGCGGGTCGCCGGGGCTTCGCCTGGCGCGACGACGTGCCCGCGACGGTGTTCTTCGCCGAGGCCGAGGACGGCGGGGACCCCGCGAACACCGTTCCGTTCCGCGACCGGCTGTTCCTTCTGGACGCGCCCTTCGACGCGAGCCCGAAGCCGTTCGCCAAGACCCGGAACCGCTTCCAGGAGGTCACCTGGGGAGAGGGCGGCATCGCGATCCTCTCGGACTTCCGTTGGAAGGACCGCAACCAGAAGACCTACCTGGCGAACGCCTCCGCCGGCGACGCCGAGCCGAAGGTGCTGTTCGACCTGTCGACCGAGAACCTCTATGCGCAGCCGGGCGATTTCGTGACGGTCCCGGACACGCGAGGCCGCGACGTGCTGAGGCGCAGCCGGGACGGCAAGCACCTCTGGCTCTCGGGCGAGGGATATGGACCGGAAGGGAACCGCCCGTTCCTCGACGCGTACGAGCTCGCCACCGGGAAGACGACGCGCCTCTGGCGCGCGGACGGGGCTTCGACCTACGAGCGGATCGTCCGCGTCCTCGACGCCGAGCGCGGCGTCCTCCTGACGCGCGTCGAGGGCTCGAAGCAGTTCCCGAACTACCAGGTCCGGAACGTGAAAGCCCGCGTCGCGCCGCGTCCGGTCACGGCGTTCGGAAATCCCTATGGCGCGCTCGAGGCGGTGAAGACGCGCAAGGTGAAGTACAAGCGGGCCGACGGCGTCGACCTCGCGGGCGACCTCCATCTCCCCCCGGGCTACGACCCGGCCCGGGACGGCCGCCTGCCGCTCCTCCTCGAGGCGTACCCGACCGAGTACAAGGACAAGTCGGCCGCGGGGATGGTCGACTCGTCGCCGCACGCCTTCGTCCGTCCGTCCTGGGCTTCGCCGGTGTTCTGGACGCTGCTCGGGTATGCCGTGCTCGAGAACGCGCAGTTCCCGATCGTCGGCGAGGGGGCGAAGGAGCCGAACGACACCTTCGTCGAGCAGCTCGTCGCGAACGCGAAGGCGGCGATCGACGCGCTCGACGCGGAGGGGATCGTCGACCCGAAGCGGTGCGCGGCCACCGGGCACTCCTACGGCGCGTTCATGACCGCGAACCTCCTCGCGCACTCCGACCTCTTCGCCGCGGGGATCGCGCGCTCCGGGGCGTACAACCGCTCCCTCACGCCGTTCGGCTTCCAGGCCGAGGAGCGGACCTACTGGCAGGCGCGCGACGTCTACGCGCGGGTCTCGCCGTTCGACTACGCCGACCGCATCAACGAGCCGCTCCTGATGATCCACGGCGAGGCGGACAACAACCCGGGGACCTTCACGCTCCAGAGCGAGCGCCTCTTCGAGGCGATCCAGGGGCTGGGGGGCCGGTCGCGGCTGGTCCTCCTCCCGTACGAGAGCCACGGCTACGCGGCGCGGGAGAACATCCTCCACATGCTCTGGGAGACGGGCACCTGGCTCGAGACGTGGGTGAAGGGAAAGAAGCCCTGA
- a CDS encoding 16S rRNA (uracil(1498)-N(3))-methyltransferase: MNLILLFPEDFASDDTVRLTGRRARHVHEVHRARVGDSLTVGRVNGHVGTGTVLFVEPDEVRLSVCLSEEPPPPAGLDLLLAMPRPKVLRRVLQSAASLGARRIVLVGAQRVEKSYFDTPFLEPAELERNLVLGLEQARDTALPEVLVRRLFRPFVEDELGALWPRASCARLLAHPAAARSLEDDDVGKASPAVLAIGPEGGWIPFELALLEAHAFRPFSLGPRILRVETAIPFAFGQVQVARERAAGQATDPGR, encoded by the coding sequence GTGAACCTGATTCTCCTGTTCCCCGAGGACTTCGCATCCGACGACACGGTGCGGCTTACCGGCCGCCGCGCTCGTCACGTCCACGAGGTACACCGCGCCCGGGTGGGCGACAGCCTGACCGTCGGCCGGGTGAACGGTCACGTCGGAACGGGCACGGTGCTCTTCGTCGAGCCGGACGAGGTCCGCCTCTCGGTTTGCCTCTCGGAGGAGCCGCCGCCGCCCGCGGGCCTCGACCTGCTCCTCGCGATGCCTCGGCCCAAGGTGCTGCGCCGCGTTCTGCAGTCCGCCGCCTCCCTGGGGGCGCGCCGCATCGTCCTGGTCGGCGCCCAGCGGGTGGAGAAGAGCTACTTCGACACGCCCTTCCTCGAGCCGGCGGAGCTCGAGAGGAACCTCGTCCTCGGGCTGGAGCAGGCGCGCGACACGGCCCTGCCCGAGGTGCTCGTGCGCAGGCTCTTCAGGCCCTTCGTCGAGGACGAGCTCGGAGCCCTCTGGCCACGCGCGTCCTGCGCCCGGCTGCTCGCCCACCCCGCGGCCGCGCGCAGCCTCGAGGACGACGACGTCGGGAAGGCCTCCCCGGCAGTTCTCGCCATCGGTCCCGAGGGTGGGTGGATTCCGTTCGAGCTCGCGCTGCTCGAGGCTCACGCCTTCAGGCCCTTCAGCCTGGGACCACGCATCCTCCGGGTGGAGACCGCGATTCCCTTTGCATTCGGCCAGGTCCAGGTCGCACGAGAGCGTGCTGCGGGACAGGCGACCGATCCCGGGCGTTGA
- a CDS encoding glycosyltransferase family 9 protein, with product MRLLVVKLSSLGDVAHAVPSVAALARRFPRAEIDWLVEPPAAPFVAQLPWVAETVVVDVRGALGRGWADLLAERERVATLLADRRYELVVDLQGLLRSSLWTLWSGASRRVGRGRWPWLHTSVPMYDRRRTPHAVENTARAVEALGASVAEGWEEAQRGLAPLAARLRAAGALEAERLGLPRRFTAAFPMSSGRAKSIPPEWLERWPGPPLVLLGDERLASFRPGREGILNRAGAMPLLGSLGLALAAEKVVTADTGPGHMAALLGAESLSILGPTNPARTGLRGPRARSVGAPCGGCEERRCRKATRCLAEAFGVASGAL from the coding sequence TTGAGGCTCCTCGTCGTCAAGCTCTCCTCGCTCGGGGACGTCGCGCACGCGGTCCCGTCGGTCGCGGCCCTCGCGCGACGCTTCCCGCGCGCGGAGATCGACTGGCTCGTCGAGCCGCCGGCGGCGCCGTTCGTCGCCCAGCTGCCGTGGGTCGCGGAGACGGTCGTCGTGGACGTCCGCGGAGCCCTCGGGCGCGGCTGGGCGGACCTCCTTGCCGAGCGCGAGCGGGTCGCCACGCTGCTTGCCGACCGGCGCTACGAGCTCGTCGTCGACCTCCAGGGGCTCCTCCGCTCTTCCCTCTGGACCCTCTGGAGCGGGGCGAGCCGTCGCGTTGGCCGTGGCCGGTGGCCCTGGCTGCACACCTCCGTTCCGATGTACGACCGCCGGCGGACGCCCCACGCGGTCGAGAACACGGCCCGCGCAGTCGAGGCGCTCGGGGCGTCGGTTGCCGAAGGGTGGGAGGAAGCGCAGCGCGGCCTCGCTCCGCTGGCGGCGCGCCTGCGCGCCGCGGGGGCTCTCGAAGCCGAGCGGCTCGGCCTGCCGCGGCGGTTCACGGCCGCCTTCCCGATGTCCTCCGGGCGGGCCAAGTCGATCCCGCCGGAGTGGCTCGAGCGCTGGCCCGGCCCCCCGCTCGTCCTTCTCGGAGACGAACGGCTCGCGAGCTTCCGGCCAGGGCGAGAGGGGATCCTGAATCGCGCCGGCGCGATGCCGCTCCTCGGGAGCCTCGGGCTCGCTCTCGCGGCCGAGAAGGTCGTCACCGCGGACACGGGGCCGGGGCACATGGCGGCCCTTCTCGGCGCCGAGTCGCTGTCGATCCTCGGACCGACAAACCCTGCCCGCACCGGGCTCCGCGGGCCACGGGCCCGATCGGTGGGCGCGCCGTGCGGCGGCTGCGAGGAGCGGCGATGCCGAAAGGCGACACGCTGTCTCGCCGAGGCCTTCGGGGTCGCGTCGGGCGCGCTCTGA